The Miltoncostaea oceani genome includes a region encoding these proteins:
- the dnaA gene encoding chromosomal replication initiator protein DnaA — MPSSPAPNHERDSVWQEVRERLRATLNSQTYKFAFSGARPVMLADDRIVLAVETELLRQWIRQRYLPLLRDALFEVRGADLEVEITVDPAASDDGGGADDHAGDARAPSVPVSVMPPRRAHGLQPRFTFEAFVTGPSNRFAQAAALAVAEQPARAYNPFFIYGGVGLGKTHLLHAIGHFVAANHPELSLTYVSVETFTNEFINALRDGGIRSFKDRYRSTDILLIDDIQSLQGREQTQEEFFHTFNALHDSGKQIVISSDRPPKAIATLEDRLRSRFEMGLITDVQPPDIETRIAILQKRVRADRYEIHDPEVLPFIAGRVSTNVRALEGALTRVVAHGSISGRRITVELANEILEDLFPAGEGTLTIELIQSEVCRFYGVSLGDLNSHKRTRRIVHPRQVAMYLSRELTDTSLPQIGRAFGGRDHTTVMYAVQKVGAQLNSEGEVLTEVQNLTGRLTGRRPTAS, encoded by the coding sequence AGTTCGCCTTCTCGGGCGCGCGGCCGGTGATGCTCGCCGACGACCGGATCGTGCTCGCCGTCGAGACCGAGCTGCTGCGCCAGTGGATCCGCCAGCGCTACCTGCCCCTGCTGCGCGACGCCCTCTTCGAGGTGCGCGGCGCGGACCTGGAGGTCGAGATCACCGTCGACCCCGCGGCGTCCGACGACGGCGGCGGGGCGGACGACCACGCCGGTGACGCGCGGGCGCCCTCGGTGCCCGTGTCGGTGATGCCGCCGCGGCGGGCCCACGGGCTGCAGCCGCGCTTCACCTTCGAGGCCTTCGTCACCGGACCGTCGAACCGGTTCGCCCAGGCCGCCGCCCTCGCGGTCGCCGAGCAGCCGGCGCGCGCCTACAACCCCTTCTTCATCTACGGGGGGGTCGGCCTCGGCAAGACCCACCTGCTGCACGCCATCGGCCACTTCGTCGCGGCGAACCACCCCGAGCTCTCGTTGACGTACGTCTCGGTGGAGACCTTCACCAACGAGTTCATCAACGCGCTGCGCGACGGGGGCATCCGCTCGTTCAAGGACCGGTACCGCAGCACGGACATCCTCCTCATCGACGACATCCAGTCGCTCCAGGGGCGCGAGCAGACGCAGGAGGAGTTCTTCCACACGTTCAACGCGCTCCACGACAGCGGCAAGCAGATCGTCATCTCCTCCGACCGCCCGCCGAAGGCGATCGCCACCCTCGAGGACCGGCTGCGCAGCCGCTTCGAGATGGGCCTGATCACCGACGTGCAGCCGCCCGACATCGAGACGCGCATCGCCATCCTCCAGAAGCGCGTGCGCGCCGACCGCTACGAGATCCACGACCCCGAGGTGCTCCCGTTCATCGCGGGACGCGTCTCGACCAACGTCCGCGCCCTCGAGGGGGCCCTGACGCGGGTCGTCGCCCACGGGTCGATCTCGGGGCGGCGGATCACCGTCGAGTTGGCGAACGAGATCCTCGAGGACCTGTTCCCCGCCGGGGAGGGGACGCTGACGATCGAGCTGATCCAGAGCGAGGTGTGCCGCTTCTACGGGGTCAGCCTCGGCGACCTGAACAGCCACAAGCGGACCCGGCGGATCGTCCACCCGCGCCAGGTCGCCATGTACCTGAGCCGCGAGCTGACGGACACGTCGCTCCCCCAGATCGGCCGCGCCTTCGGGGGCCGCGACCACACGACGGTGATGTACGCCGTCCAGAAGGTCGGGGCCCAGCTCAACTCGGAGGGGGAGGTCCTCACCGAGGTCCAGAACCTGACGGGCCGTCTGACGGGCCGTCGGCCCACCGCGTCGTGA
- the dnaN gene encoding DNA polymerase III subunit beta: MRLVSPKDELAGKLAVAGRAASAKSTIQILSHVLLRAEEGRCELAATDMELSLRVPLEATVEQPGAVVLPRLAGDIVRTMADGPITLEHRANEGVVSLSGGGSSFTLNCLQASDFPELPPDDGAGLRVPAEPLVEAIDRVARAASRDETRPVLTGVLVRLGPDGITMVATDSYRLAVRQTPLEAPPSDVSEAIVPARALTEVSRLVGVMKADAVEIVLGESQALFRIGEMRLTSRVIEGQFPDHRQLVPDAFEHDVAFDRGELLGVLTRIGVLAQRSTPVRLSFEPGSVTISASSDQVGEGRESLPVTFSGESLEMGFNVEFLRAGVESIPGDEVRLGLISPLRPGLLRGAADDYRYLLMPIRLNA, from the coding sequence GTGCGCCTCGTCTCGCCCAAGGATGAGCTCGCCGGCAAGCTCGCCGTCGCCGGCCGCGCCGCCTCCGCCAAGAGCACCATCCAGATCCTCTCCCACGTCCTGCTGAGGGCGGAGGAGGGTCGCTGCGAGCTGGCGGCGACGGACATGGAGCTGTCGCTGCGGGTGCCGCTGGAGGCGACCGTCGAGCAGCCCGGCGCCGTCGTGCTGCCGCGCCTGGCCGGCGACATCGTCCGGACCATGGCGGACGGCCCGATCACGTTGGAGCACCGGGCCAACGAGGGCGTCGTGTCCCTCTCCGGCGGCGGCTCGTCGTTCACGTTGAACTGCCTCCAGGCAAGCGACTTCCCGGAGCTGCCGCCCGACGACGGCGCCGGGCTGCGGGTGCCCGCCGAGCCGCTCGTCGAGGCGATCGACCGGGTGGCGCGCGCCGCCTCCCGCGACGAGACCCGCCCCGTCCTCACCGGCGTGCTGGTGCGCCTCGGCCCCGACGGCATCACGATGGTGGCCACCGACTCCTACCGCCTCGCGGTGCGGCAGACGCCCCTCGAGGCGCCGCCCTCCGACGTGAGCGAGGCGATCGTCCCGGCCCGCGCCCTCACCGAGGTCTCGCGCCTGGTCGGCGTCATGAAGGCCGACGCCGTCGAGATCGTCCTCGGCGAGTCGCAGGCCCTCTTCCGCATCGGGGAGATGCGCCTCACGAGCCGCGTCATCGAGGGCCAGTTCCCCGACCACCGCCAGCTGGTGCCCGACGCCTTCGAGCACGACGTCGCCTTCGACCGCGGCGAGCTGCTCGGCGTGCTCACCCGCATCGGCGTCCTCGCGCAGCGCAGCACCCCGGTGCGGCTGTCCTTCGAGCCGGGGTCGGTGACGATCTCGGCGTCCAGCGACCAGGTCGGCGAGGGCCGCGAGTCGCTCCCCGTGACGTTCTCCGGCGAGAGCCTCGAGATGGGCTTCAACGTGGAGTTCCTCCGCGCCGGCGTGGAGAGCATCCCCGGCGACGAGGTCCGCCTCGGACTGATCAGCCCGCTCCGGCCCGGGCTGCTCCGTGGCGCGGCGGACGACTACCGCTACCTCCTCATGCCGATCCGGCTCAACGCCTGA
- the recF gene encoding DNA replication/repair protein RecF (All proteins in this family for which functions are known are DNA-binding proteins that assist the filamentation of RecA onto DNA for the initiation of recombination or recombinational repair.) produces MARRTTTATSSCRSGSTPDPTRGGGADWSARRLEVRDVRCWDRAALDLPSGLVVIVGPNGAGKTSLVEAVVLGCVGVSPRTAREAEIVRRGAEALHVTLDLDGPTGPHRREIGFAAGRGRRLRLDGAPVRSLGGWRARAVLVFLPDELRAVKGPPAARRRALDRVLEASSPGFADDLAGYQHALAQRNALLRRVRAGQAGEETLPAWEAPMAETGARVAAVRRAGAAALAGPFAEWLSALGGGAGGTLRLETSPAGLGEVPDDGLRDALARTWEERRPREIAAAQTLSGPHRDDLWIGAGAADLRREGSQGEQRTAALALLLAARDHLRARSARPILLLDDVLSELDPVRRRLLLEAVRDGGQTLVTTADPNAADALAEPPDALVRVEGGTLA; encoded by the coding sequence GTGGCGCGGCGGACGACTACCGCTACCTCCTCATGCCGATCCGGCTCAACGCCTGATCCCACCCGCGGGGGCGGCGCCGACTGGTCGGCGCGGCGCCTCGAGGTCCGCGACGTCCGCTGCTGGGACCGGGCGGCCCTCGACCTGCCCTCCGGGCTGGTGGTGATCGTCGGCCCGAACGGGGCCGGGAAGACCTCCCTGGTGGAGGCCGTCGTGCTCGGCTGCGTCGGCGTGTCGCCGCGGACCGCGCGGGAGGCGGAGATCGTCCGCCGCGGCGCGGAGGCCCTGCACGTCACCCTCGACCTCGACGGGCCCACGGGACCCCATCGCCGCGAGATCGGCTTCGCCGCGGGGCGGGGCCGGCGCCTGCGCCTGGACGGGGCGCCGGTGCGCTCCCTCGGCGGCTGGCGCGCCCGCGCCGTCCTCGTGTTCCTCCCCGACGAGCTCCGCGCGGTGAAGGGTCCCCCCGCCGCACGCCGCCGGGCGCTCGACCGGGTCCTCGAGGCCTCCTCCCCCGGCTTCGCGGACGACCTCGCCGGCTACCAGCACGCCCTCGCCCAGCGGAACGCCCTGCTGCGGCGGGTGCGGGCCGGGCAGGCGGGGGAGGAGACGCTGCCGGCGTGGGAGGCGCCGATGGCCGAGACGGGCGCCCGCGTCGCGGCCGTCCGCCGCGCCGGCGCCGCGGCCCTCGCCGGCCCCTTCGCGGAGTGGCTCTCCGCCCTCGGCGGGGGCGCCGGCGGGACGCTGCGGCTCGAGACGTCCCCCGCGGGCCTCGGCGAGGTCCCCGACGACGGCCTCCGCGACGCCCTCGCCCGCACCTGGGAGGAGCGCCGGCCGCGGGAGATCGCCGCCGCGCAGACCCTGTCCGGCCCCCACCGCGACGACCTGTGGATCGGGGCGGGCGCCGCCGACCTGCGCAGGGAGGGGAGCCAGGGGGAGCAGCGCACCGCGGCCCTCGCGCTGCTGCTCGCGGCCCGCGACCACCTGCGGGCGCGGTCGGCACGGCCGATCCTGCTGCTCGACGACGTCCTCAGCGAGCTCGACCCCGTCCGGCGCCGCCTGCTGCTCGAGGCCGTCCGCGACGGGGGTCAGACCCTGGTCACGACGGCCGACCCGAACGCCGCGGACGCGCTCGCGGAGCCGCCCGACGCGCTGGTGCGGGTCGAGGGCGGGACCCTCGCGTGA
- a CDS encoding DciA family protein, translating into MSGRHPRRHRHRRDPLPAADVLRRFRRSSGAPAAGPTGAAAVAWPQVVGAVAAAHSAPVRRTRAGVLTVACSSAAWAHELSMRREELTLRLTEVCPEADVVGLRFSVADHVPAAAGPSPPPPPAPPPVPGPEDRAEAARATAGVEDPAVRALIARAAAASAARHRRSPDT; encoded by the coding sequence GTGAGCGGCCGGCACCCGCGCCGCCACCGCCACCGTCGCGACCCCCTCCCGGCGGCGGACGTCCTCCGGCGCTTCCGCCGGTCCTCGGGCGCACCGGCCGCGGGTCCCACCGGCGCCGCCGCGGTCGCCTGGCCCCAGGTGGTCGGCGCGGTCGCCGCGGCCCACAGCGCGCCGGTGCGCCGCACCCGTGCGGGGGTGCTCACCGTCGCGTGCTCCAGCGCGGCGTGGGCCCACGAGCTGTCGATGCGCCGCGAGGAGCTCACCCTCCGTCTGACGGAGGTCTGCCCCGAGGCGGACGTCGTGGGGTTGCGCTTCTCGGTCGCCGACCACGTGCCCGCGGCGGCCGGTCCGTCCCCGCCCCCGCCCCCGGCCCCGCCGCCCGTGCCGGGGCCGGAGGACCGCGCCGAGGCCGCCCGGGCGACCGCCGGCGTGGAGGACCCGGCGGTGCGTGCGCTCATCGCGCGGGCCGCCGCGGCGTCCGCCGCCCGCCACAGGCGCTCTCCTGACACGTGA
- the gyrB gene encoding DNA topoisomerase (ATP-hydrolyzing) subunit B, translating to MSTSPDAPSVTTQYDSGDITVLEGLEAVRRRPGMYIGSTGPRGLHHLVYELVDNSVDEALAGYCDRVEITLHPDGSCTVADNGRGIPVSAMADQGGKSALEVVLTVLHAGGKFGGEGYKVSGGLHGVGSSVVNALSEWLLAEVRRDGGAFEQRYEIGVPLGPIERVRDASDTGTTITFLPDPNIFEEPDFDFDTLAQRLRETAFLTKGLLVRLVDRRGEGGEVEFHYEGGIQDFVRHLNETRDPVHRDVVYLESEGHEATLEVALQWTAAYSESVYTFANNINTHEGGSHLTGFRTALTRTLNDYARAKGLLKEKDDNLEGPDTREGLTAIVSVKLREPQFEGQTKTKLGNSEITGFVNAAVTQRLAEYMEEHPTEARAICGKAINASQARLAARKARDLARRKGVMDSTSLPGKLADCSDRDPANTELFLVEGDSAGGSAIMARQSSFQAILPLRGKIINVEKARIDKVLSNTEIQAMITAMGTGIDEDFDVAKARYHKLIIMTDADVDGAHIRTLILTFLFRHMRGLIEEGFVYIACPPLYKVKQGNQEQYIEKELELEDWLLERNLGDLTLEDAEGRTSALTRARYQRFQRALKEHEAWAGNLRATFGGATLDFLQTHGLVEADASDLDTLQAAVTAASDDRATLTVESVDTEAERIRARSIQASTGEARTVVIPLEIFRTRELAGLRGARAKLRDQVGTAPFRLARGSRTRTPASYEALRVAVLELCREGVQLSRFKGLGEMNSEQLWETTMDPERRILQQVVMDDEMAVGELFAKLMGDKVEPRRAFIEDNARSVSNLDV from the coding sequence ATCTCCACTTCGCCCGACGCGCCGTCGGTCACCACGCAGTACGACTCCGGCGACATCACCGTGCTGGAGGGGCTCGAGGCGGTCCGCCGCCGGCCCGGCATGTACATCGGCTCCACCGGTCCGAGGGGCCTCCACCACCTCGTCTACGAGCTGGTCGACAACAGCGTCGACGAGGCCCTCGCCGGGTACTGCGACCGCGTGGAGATCACCCTCCACCCCGACGGCTCGTGCACCGTCGCCGACAACGGGCGCGGCATCCCCGTCTCGGCGATGGCCGACCAGGGGGGCAAGAGCGCCCTCGAGGTGGTCCTGACCGTGCTCCACGCCGGCGGCAAGTTCGGCGGCGAGGGCTACAAGGTCTCCGGCGGCCTCCACGGCGTGGGCAGCAGCGTCGTGAACGCCCTGTCCGAGTGGCTCCTGGCGGAGGTGCGCCGCGACGGCGGCGCGTTCGAGCAGCGCTACGAGATCGGCGTGCCGCTCGGCCCGATCGAGCGCGTGCGCGACGCGTCCGACACCGGCACCACGATCACGTTCCTCCCGGATCCGAACATCTTCGAGGAGCCGGACTTCGACTTCGACACGCTGGCCCAGCGCCTGCGCGAGACGGCGTTCCTCACCAAGGGCCTCCTGGTGCGGCTCGTCGACCGCCGCGGCGAGGGCGGCGAGGTCGAGTTCCACTACGAGGGCGGCATCCAGGACTTCGTCCGCCACCTCAACGAGACGCGCGACCCCGTCCACCGCGACGTGGTGTACCTCGAGTCGGAGGGTCACGAGGCCACGCTCGAGGTCGCCCTGCAGTGGACCGCCGCCTACAGCGAGTCGGTCTACACCTTCGCGAACAACATCAACACGCACGAGGGCGGCAGCCACCTCACGGGCTTCCGCACGGCCCTCACGCGCACGCTGAACGACTACGCCCGCGCGAAGGGCCTCCTGAAGGAGAAGGACGACAACCTCGAGGGCCCCGACACCCGCGAGGGCCTCACCGCCATCGTCTCGGTGAAGCTCCGCGAGCCCCAGTTCGAGGGCCAGACGAAGACCAAGCTCGGCAACTCCGAGATCACCGGCTTCGTCAACGCCGCCGTCACCCAGCGGCTGGCCGAGTACATGGAGGAGCACCCCACCGAGGCGCGCGCGATCTGCGGCAAGGCGATCAACGCCTCGCAGGCCCGCCTCGCGGCCCGCAAGGCCCGCGACCTCGCGCGCCGCAAGGGCGTGATGGACTCCACCAGCCTGCCCGGCAAGCTCGCCGACTGCTCCGACCGCGACCCCGCCAACACCGAGCTGTTCCTGGTGGAGGGCGACTCGGCCGGCGGCTCGGCGATCATGGCGCGCCAGTCGAGCTTCCAGGCGATCCTGCCCCTGCGCGGCAAGATCATCAACGTGGAGAAGGCCCGGATCGACAAGGTCCTCTCCAACACCGAGATCCAGGCCATGATCACGGCGATGGGCACCGGCATCGACGAGGACTTCGACGTCGCGAAGGCCCGGTACCACAAGCTGATCATCATGACCGACGCCGACGTGGACGGCGCCCACATCCGGACGCTGATCCTGACCTTCCTCTTCCGCCACATGCGCGGGCTCATCGAGGAGGGCTTCGTCTACATCGCCTGCCCGCCGCTCTACAAGGTGAAGCAGGGCAACCAGGAGCAGTACATCGAGAAGGAGCTCGAGCTGGAGGACTGGCTGCTCGAGCGCAACCTCGGCGACCTGACCCTGGAGGACGCGGAGGGCCGCACCTCCGCCCTGACCCGCGCCCGGTACCAGCGCTTCCAGCGGGCCCTGAAGGAGCACGAGGCGTGGGCGGGCAACCTCCGCGCCACCTTCGGGGGCGCCACCCTCGACTTCCTCCAGACCCACGGGCTGGTGGAGGCGGACGCGTCGGACCTCGACACCCTCCAGGCCGCCGTGACCGCCGCCTCCGACGACCGCGCCACGCTCACCGTGGAATCGGTCGACACGGAGGCCGAGCGCATCCGCGCCCGGTCGATCCAGGCGTCCACGGGCGAGGCCCGCACCGTCGTCATCCCGCTCGAGATCTTCCGCACCCGCGAGCTGGCGGGCCTGCGCGGCGCCCGCGCGAAGCTCCGCGACCAGGTGGGCACCGCACCGTTCCGCCTGGCCCGGGGGTCCCGCACCCGCACGCCGGCCAGCTACGAGGCGCTCCGCGTGGCCGTGCTCGAGCTCTGCCGCGAGGGCGTCCAGCTCAGCCGCTTCAAGGGCCTCGGCGAGATGAACAGCGAGCAGCTCTGGGAGACGACCATGGACCCGGAGCGGCGCATCCTGCAGCAGGTCGTCATGGACGACGAGATGGCCGTGGGCGAGCTCTTCGCGAAGCTGATGGGCGACAAGGTGGAGCCCCGACGGGCCTTCATCGAGGACAACGCCCGCAGCGTCAGCAACCTCGACGTCTAA
- the gyrA gene encoding DNA gyrase subunit A: MAIDRHGRIEPRELEREMSTSYLDYAMSVIVGRALPDVRDGLKPVHRRVLYAMHDAGLQPERPYVKSANIVGKVMGEFHPHGDSAIYDTLVRLAQDFASRYPLIDGQGNFGSSEFSAAAMRYTEAKLSRLATEMLRDIDEDTVDDAPTYDDRRTEPVVLPARVPNLLINGSSGIAVGMATNIPPHNIGEVIDAVVATIDDPLIEVEGLMRHIKAPDFPTGGIIVGRAGVIDAYRTGRGRVVVRGRAHNEPLKHGRNAIVFTELPYQVNKAELIRKMAELANDKVIPEIADLRDESGRDGVRVVVELRRDAVPIVVLNKLYKHTAVQSTFGVNAIALVDGVPRTLGLKDIIRHYLDHQREVITRRSRYRLARAEARAHILEGLLKALDHLDAVIALIRSAADPETARNGLMNQFDLTEIQARAILDLRLQRLTQLEAGKIQAEYAELQERIAELRAILGDEARVYALIREEILEIRGRFADERRTEIVPGEGDIDLEDLIAEEEMVISISDGGYIKRLPVTTYRAQGRGGKGLRGVRLKDDDYIKHLFIASTHQYLLFFTNRGKVYRQKIHELPQGSRDSRGRHIANVLALQPDEEVRAVFATRDYTEGRYLVLATREGMVKKTEMSSYDTVLRERGLAAIQLLDGDELVGVQLTDGDEDLMVISARGQAARFHEGQVRPMSRDTRGVRAMTLDPGDRVLDIVVARDDEDLLVVTGNGYGKRTPMADYPRKGRPTKGVRTIKVTDRKGELVTARPVREGQELLLISLLGQVIRIKVDTVRRTGRSTEGVRVMNMAEEDLVCGVASVVEPGEDDAASLDESGVAIPGETGDDGLPTGTAPVDN; the protein is encoded by the coding sequence ATGGCGATCGACCGCCACGGGCGCATCGAGCCGCGCGAGCTCGAGCGCGAGATGAGCACGTCGTACCTCGACTACGCGATGAGCGTGATCGTGGGCCGGGCGCTGCCCGACGTGCGCGACGGGCTGAAGCCCGTCCACCGCCGCGTGCTCTACGCGATGCACGACGCCGGCCTGCAGCCGGAGCGCCCGTACGTCAAGAGCGCGAACATCGTCGGCAAGGTGATGGGTGAGTTCCACCCGCACGGCGACTCCGCGATCTACGACACCCTCGTCCGCCTGGCGCAGGACTTCGCGTCGCGGTACCCCCTCATCGACGGCCAGGGCAACTTCGGCTCCAGCGAGTTCTCGGCCGCCGCGATGCGGTACACCGAGGCGAAGCTCTCGCGCCTCGCCACCGAGATGCTCCGCGACATCGACGAGGACACCGTCGACGACGCGCCGACCTACGACGACCGGCGCACCGAGCCGGTGGTGCTGCCGGCGCGCGTCCCGAACCTCCTCATCAACGGCTCGTCGGGCATCGCCGTCGGCATGGCGACCAACATCCCGCCGCACAACATCGGCGAGGTGATCGACGCCGTGGTCGCGACGATCGACGACCCGCTGATCGAGGTCGAGGGCCTGATGCGCCACATCAAGGCGCCGGACTTCCCGACGGGCGGCATCATCGTCGGCCGCGCCGGCGTCATCGACGCGTACCGCACCGGCCGCGGCCGTGTCGTCGTGCGCGGCCGGGCCCACAACGAGCCCCTCAAGCACGGCCGCAACGCGATCGTGTTCACCGAGCTGCCGTACCAGGTGAACAAGGCCGAGCTGATCCGCAAGATGGCCGAGCTCGCCAACGACAAGGTGATCCCGGAGATCGCCGACCTGCGCGACGAGAGCGGCCGCGACGGCGTCCGCGTGGTGGTGGAGCTCCGCCGCGACGCCGTGCCGATCGTCGTGCTGAACAAGCTCTACAAGCACACCGCGGTGCAGTCGACGTTCGGCGTCAACGCCATCGCCCTCGTCGACGGGGTGCCGCGCACCCTGGGCCTCAAGGACATCATCCGGCACTACCTCGACCACCAGCGCGAGGTCATCACGCGCCGGTCGCGGTACCGCCTCGCCCGGGCGGAGGCGCGCGCCCACATCCTCGAGGGGCTCCTCAAGGCGCTCGACCACCTCGATGCGGTCATCGCCCTGATCCGCTCGGCGGCCGACCCCGAGACGGCCCGCAACGGCCTGATGAACCAGTTCGACCTGACCGAGATCCAGGCGCGGGCGATCCTCGACCTGCGGCTCCAGCGCCTCACCCAGCTCGAGGCCGGGAAGATCCAGGCCGAGTACGCCGAGCTGCAGGAGCGCATCGCCGAGCTGCGGGCGATCCTCGGCGACGAGGCCCGCGTCTACGCGCTGATCCGCGAGGAGATCCTCGAGATCCGCGGCCGCTTCGCCGACGAGCGGCGCACCGAGATCGTGCCCGGCGAGGGCGACATCGACCTCGAGGACCTGATCGCGGAGGAGGAGATGGTCATCTCCATCTCCGACGGCGGGTACATCAAGCGGCTGCCCGTCACGACCTACCGGGCCCAGGGCCGCGGCGGCAAGGGGCTGCGCGGGGTGCGGCTCAAGGACGACGACTACATCAAGCACCTGTTCATCGCCTCGACCCACCAGTACCTGCTCTTCTTCACGAACCGCGGCAAGGTCTACCGCCAGAAGATCCACGAGCTCCCCCAGGGCTCCCGCGACTCCCGCGGCCGCCACATCGCGAACGTCCTCGCGCTGCAGCCCGACGAGGAGGTCCGCGCCGTCTTCGCGACCCGCGACTACACCGAGGGCCGCTACCTGGTCCTGGCCACCCGCGAGGGCATGGTCAAGAAGACCGAGATGAGCAGCTACGACACCGTCCTGCGGGAGCGCGGCCTCGCCGCGATCCAGCTCCTCGACGGCGACGAGCTCGTCGGCGTGCAGCTGACCGACGGCGACGAGGACCTCATGGTCATCTCGGCCCGCGGGCAGGCCGCCCGGTTCCACGAGGGCCAGGTGCGCCCCATGAGCCGCGACACGCGCGGCGTCCGGGCGATGACCCTCGACCCCGGCGACCGGGTGCTCGACATCGTCGTCGCCCGCGACGACGAGGACCTCCTCGTGGTGACGGGCAACGGCTACGGCAAGCGGACCCCGATGGCGGACTACCCGCGCAAGGGCCGCCCCACCAAGGGCGTCCGCACGATCAAGGTCACCGACCGCAAGGGCGAGCTCGTCACCGCGCGCCCGGTCCGCGAGGGCCAGGAGCTGCTGCTGATCTCGCTCCTCGGGCAGGTCATCCGGATCAAGGTCGACACCGTCCGGCGCACCGGCCGCTCCACCGAGGGCGTCCGCGTCATGAACATGGCGGAGGAGGACCTGGTCTGCGGGGTCGCCTCCGTCGTCGAGCCCGGCGAGGACGACGCGGCGTCGCTCGACGAGTCGGGCGTCGCGATCCCCGGTGAGACCGGGGACGACGGCCTGCCCACCGGGACCGCCCCGGTCGACAACTAG